A stretch of the Lactuca sativa cultivar Salinas chromosome 9, Lsat_Salinas_v11, whole genome shotgun sequence genome encodes the following:
- the LOC111892841 gene encoding glucan endo-1,3-beta-glucosidase 13: MASSTINTLLLLLHLFSGVAFSASTGMIGVNYGRIADNLPDPTKVVQLLKSNAIDHIKLYDTDSTVLKALSGSNIAVTVALPNQLLSSAAANQAFTDNWVQSNILPYHPATIIEAIAVGNEVFVDPNNTTDFLVPAMKNVYASLLKNKISINVSSPIALSALATSYPSSSGSFKPDLIEPVIKPMLSFLKKTGSYLMVNAYPFFAYGANTDTISLDYALLRDNNGVKDPKTGITYKTLLEAQLDAVYAAMDALQFNDVKMVVSETGWPSKGDSNEPGAGEDNAAQYNGNLVRRVLTGGGTPLRPNDPLVVYLFALFNEDQKSGPTSERNYGLFYPNEEKVYNVPLSRQALADLPSAAASNGSKSQVPVAEAPAPSSGDVSAANTVGQTWCVANGNVGDEKLQAALDYACGEGGADCRPIQSGATCYNPSTLEAHASYAFNSYYQKQTRVSGSCDFGGAAYVVSQPPRFGSCKFPTGY; this comes from the exons ATGGCTTCCTCCACGATTAACACCCTCCTCCTACTCCTCCACCTCTTCTCCGGCGTCGCATTCTCCGCCTCCACCGGCATGATCGGTGTCAACTACGGCCGCATTGCTGATAACCTCCCTGATCCAACCAAAGTCGTTCAACTACTCAAATCCAACGCCATCGACCATATCAAGCTCTACGACACCGACTCCACCGTCCTCAAAGCACTCTCCGGTTCCAACATCGCCGTCACCGTCGCCCTTCCCAATCAACTCCTCTCCTCCGCCGCCGCTAACCAAGCCTTCACTGACAATTGGGTCCAATCCAATATCCTTCCGTACCACCCTGCCACCATCATCGAAGCAATCGCCGTCGGTAATGAAGTATTCGTTGATCCAAACAACACCACCGATTTCCTTGTTCCCGCCATGAAAAACGTTTACGCTTCGCTTCTGAAAAACAAAATTTCCATCAACGTGTCTTCTCCGATTGCTCTCAGCGCTTTAGCCACCTCTTACCCTTCTTCTTCAGGTTCATTCAAACCGGATCTAATAGAACCGGTGATCAAACCAATGCTTAGCTTCCTCAAAAAAACCGGATCGTATCTCATGGTGAACGCCTACCCGTTTTTCGCATATGGAGCAAACACCGATACGATTTCATTAGATTACGCTTTGTTACGTGACAACAATGGCGTGAAGGATCCAAAAACCGGAATCACTTACAAAACGCTTCTTGAAGCACAACTCGATGCAGTGTACGCCGCCATGGATGCATTACAATTCAACGATGTGAAAATGGTTGTTTCAGAAACTGGTTGGCCTTCAAAAGGAGATTCTAACGAACCTGGCGCCGGAGAAGACAATGCTGCTCAATACAACGGTAACCTGGTCCGAAGAGTACTCACCGGCGGTGGAACTCCGTTGAGACCAAACGATCCTCTCGTTGTTTACCTGTTTGCTCTTTTCAACGAAGATCAAAAATCCGGCCCTACTTCCGAACGGAATTACGGTTTATTTTATCCGAATGAGGAAAAAGTGTATAATGTGCCGTTGAGCAGGCAAGCTTTGGCGGATTTGCCGTCGGCGGCGGCGAGTAATGGTAGCAAGTCACAGGTTCCGGTGGCGGAGGCTCCGGCGCCTAGCTCCGGCGATGTATCGGCGGCGAATACAGTAGGGCAGACGTGGTGTGTGGCGAACGGGAATGTCGGGGATGAGAAGTTACAAGCTGCGTTAGATTATGCTTGTGGGGAAGGTGGTGCTGATTGCCGTCCGATTCAGTCTGGTGCCACGTGTTATAATCCTAGCACACTTGAAGCTCATGCTTCATATGCGTTCAACAGCTATTACCAAAAGCAGACACGTGTGAGTGGATCGTGCGATTTTGGGGGTGCGGCGTACGTGGTCTCTCAACCTCCTC GATTCGGCAGCTGCAAATTTCCTACGGGATATTAG